A window of Nicotiana tabacum cultivar K326 chromosome 24, ASM71507v2, whole genome shotgun sequence contains these coding sequences:
- the LOC142178121 gene encoding uncharacterized protein LOC142178121, giving the protein MSAYTTHLISQFDPLKYILQKTMPTGNLAKWQILLNEFDIVYITQKAIKGQALADHLTKNLVDGDHEPLTTYFPDEEVLFAREYVVELYRRWRMFIDGATNFKGVRIGTVLISKFGQHYLASAKIRYPCTNNMAQYDAYILGIRMAIDLNIKEILVIRDSYLLIHQVQGEWSTKNVKILSYLHCMKELCKKFTKIESRHVPTIQNKFTDTLATLSFIIQHPYKNYIDPIKVEIKDQHYYCFNVNEESDGKPWYHDIKKFLAT; this is encoded by the coding sequence ATGTCGGCATACACTACACATTTGATATCTCAGTTCGACCCACTAAAGTACATTTTGCAGAAGACAATGCCTACCGGGAATCTAGCTAAATGGCAAATTCTCCTCAAcgaatttgacattgtgtacataactCAGAAGGCTATCAAAGGACAAGCCTTAGCTGACCACCTCACTAAGAATCTAGTGGATGGGGATCACGAACCGCTTACCACGTATTTCCCCGATGAAGAAGTACTATTTGCCAGAGAATATGTTGTAGAATTATACCGTAGATGGAGGATGTTTATCGatggagcaacaaacttcaaaggagtcagGATTGGGACAGTCCTGATTTCGAAATTTGGACAACACTATCTAGCATCGGCAAAGATAAGATAcccttgtaccaataatatggctcaATATGATGCATACATCCTTGGAATCAGAATGGCAATCGACTTGAACATCAAAGAAATTTTGGTCATACGGGATTCCTATTTGCTGATCCACCAAGTCCAAGGAGAATGGTCAACTAAGAATGTCAAGATACTGTCGTACCTTCACTGCATGAAAgagctatgcaagaagttcacgaagatagagtccAGGCATGTCCCCACAATTCAAAACAAGTTCACAGACACCCTTGCAACCTTATCATTTATAATTCAGCATCCATACAAGAATTACATCGACCCCATCAAGGTAGAAATCAAGGATCAACATTACTATTGCTTCAATGTGAATGAAGAATCAGATGGTAAACCTTGGTATCacgacatcaagaaattccttgCGACCTAG